A section of the Petrimonas sulfuriphila genome encodes:
- a CDS encoding RagB/SusD family nutrient uptake outer membrane protein, which translates to MKKNIRYIFASMLILTGFISCDMEELPQATASRVAIFESASGLELYSNSFYEILPSPYDGVFAIDDNSDLVARNGVDTRFMPNALSPTTSGGWSWENLRNINYFIENAEESTVPTKDHYLGLACFFRAYFYFDKVKRFGDVPWIDRTIDVDDEETLYAPRDNRFEVMEHVLEDLNYAISHISDKSEPTRTLITRDVARAFKTRVCLYEASFRKYHTSYGKEGTASKWFEEVVKTADEIQGYTLADGPSAYRNLFLQKTPNSSEVILAVTLDADLQVFSSRNRRVISPTYGNRPSLTRRFINTYLNIDGTPFTSNPNYKTTPFAEEVKNRDGRLQQTIRMGNYRRTENGVPVIAPPNLDQAYTGYQIIKGCYDERFPYDDESRNENAHIIFRYAEILLNKAEALAELGTMTDTQWASTIGALRARAGITGPSLTQIPVTADPYMVNFYNNRFTDPVLLEVLRERAVEMITEGLRPDDLSRWRLGELFAEAPMNGMYVPAPGEYDLNEDEVMDVCFYIGKRPANATASIFVDVTSEGVGRRVLSEGDSGEVIWNPGQREWLDKKYLYPIPEADRLKNPNLGQNPGW; encoded by the coding sequence ATGAAGAAAAATATACGATACATCTTTGCAAGCATGCTGATCCTGACAGGGTTTATAAGCTGCGACATGGAAGAATTACCGCAGGCCACAGCTTCACGTGTAGCCATTTTTGAGTCAGCCAGCGGACTGGAACTTTATTCCAATTCCTTTTACGAAATACTGCCCTCTCCATACGATGGAGTCTTTGCCATTGATGACAATTCTGATTTAGTGGCACGTAACGGGGTTGATACACGATTCATGCCCAATGCCCTGAGTCCTACAACAAGTGGTGGCTGGTCGTGGGAAAACTTACGCAATATCAACTATTTCATTGAGAATGCTGAAGAAAGTACAGTACCGACAAAAGATCACTACCTGGGCCTTGCCTGCTTTTTCCGAGCTTATTTTTACTTTGACAAGGTCAAACGATTCGGAGATGTGCCCTGGATTGATCGCACTATTGATGTTGATGATGAGGAAACCCTTTATGCTCCGAGGGATAATCGTTTTGAAGTCATGGAACATGTGTTGGAAGATTTAAATTACGCAATATCGCATATATCCGACAAGTCAGAACCTACCCGAACCTTGATTACCAGGGATGTAGCCAGAGCATTTAAAACAAGGGTATGCCTGTATGAAGCATCCTTCAGGAAGTATCACACATCGTATGGCAAAGAGGGAACAGCCAGCAAGTGGTTCGAAGAAGTTGTTAAAACAGCCGATGAAATTCAAGGATACACATTGGCGGACGGGCCATCCGCTTACAGGAATCTGTTTCTGCAGAAAACGCCCAACAGTAGCGAGGTAATTCTGGCCGTCACATTAGACGCCGACCTGCAGGTGTTTAGCTCCAGAAACAGAAGGGTCATCAGTCCTACGTACGGCAACAGGCCATCGTTAACACGCCGCTTTATCAACACCTATCTGAATATTGACGGCACCCCTTTTACAAGTAATCCCAACTACAAGACAACTCCTTTTGCAGAAGAAGTTAAAAACAGAGATGGCCGCCTACAACAAACGATACGTATGGGAAATTATCGACGTACCGAGAACGGGGTTCCCGTTATTGCACCGCCTAACCTCGACCAAGCTTACACGGGCTACCAGATTATCAAAGGGTGTTACGACGAGCGTTTTCCTTATGACGATGAAAGCCGAAATGAAAATGCACACATTATTTTCCGTTACGCCGAGATTCTCTTGAACAAGGCCGAAGCTTTGGCTGAACTGGGAACAATGACCGATACCCAGTGGGCGTCTACCATTGGAGCCTTGAGAGCCCGTGCCGGAATTACAGGTCCTTCCCTGACACAGATACCTGTAACAGCCGACCCCTATATGGTGAATTTTTACAACAATAGATTTACCGATCCTGTGCTGCTAGAAGTCCTTCGGGAGCGTGCGGTAGAGATGATAACGGAAGGACTGAGGCCTGATGATTTGTCACGATGGCGCTTGGGTGAATTATTTGCTGAAGCTCCTATGAACGGAATGTATGTTCCTGCTCCAGGAGAATACGATCTTAACGAAGACGAAGTAATGGATGTCTGTTTTTATATAGGTAAACGGCCTGCTAATGCTACAGCTTCAATCTTTGTGGATGTCACATCGGAAGGGGTTGGTAGGAGAGTTTTATCTGAAGGTGATTCCGGTGAAGTTATCTGGAATCCGGGGCAGCGGGAATGGTTAGACAAAAAGTACCTTTATCCTATTCCTGAAGCCGACAGGCTAAAAAATCCCAACTTAGGGCAAAACCCCGGTTGGTAA
- a CDS encoding endonuclease/exonuclease/phosphatase family protein: MRTTIIWAHLFLLISIVLSAPKSKVARFNVASYNLRMDTPRDSLDSWEHRKDMVNGLIRFHDFDIFGTQEGFHHQITDIIKPGDYAYTGVGRDDGKDAGEHSAIIYKKNKFLVLDKGDFWFSETPEIPGKGWDAICCNRICSWAKFKDIISGKEFYFFNVHYDHQGKEARKQSSILLMKKIRKIAAGYPVICTGDFNATPDSEPIKIINENGLLNDSYKVTLQPPYGTTGTSNSFNIFAKMKNRIDYIWISKEFTVNKYGVLNDVQYGHFPSDHFPVMINVSF, from the coding sequence ATGAGAACAACAATTATTTGGGCACACCTCTTTTTATTGATTTCAATTGTCCTCTCAGCCCCCAAAAGCAAGGTGGCCAGATTCAATGTAGCCTCTTATAACCTCCGTATGGATACCCCAAGGGACAGCCTGGATTCATGGGAACACCGTAAAGATATGGTAAATGGTCTGATACGCTTTCATGATTTTGATATTTTCGGCACACAGGAAGGATTTCACCATCAGATAACGGATATAATTAAACCTGGAGATTATGCTTATACAGGAGTGGGGCGAGACGATGGCAAAGATGCCGGAGAACATTCTGCCATAATTTATAAAAAAAATAAATTTCTGGTTCTGGATAAAGGCGATTTCTGGTTCTCTGAGACTCCCGAAATCCCAGGAAAAGGATGGGATGCCATCTGTTGTAACCGTATCTGTTCATGGGCAAAGTTCAAAGACATTATATCCGGTAAAGAGTTTTATTTCTTTAATGTACATTATGACCATCAGGGAAAAGAGGCTCGAAAACAATCATCTATATTGTTGATGAAAAAAATTCGCAAGATTGCAGCAGGTTATCCTGTAATCTGTACAGGCGATTTTAACGCGACCCCCGATTCCGAACCTATTAAAATCATTAATGAAAACGGGCTACTCAACGACTCATACAAAGTCACTCTTCAGCCTCCTTATGGTACAACCGGTACCTCCAACTCGTTTAATATCTTTGCGAAAATGAAAAACAGAATTGATTATATCTGGATAAGTAAAGAATTTACAGTTAACAAATATGGCGTTCTGAACGATGTACAATATGGACATTTTCCTTCCGATCATTTTCCGGTAATGATAAACGTGAGTTTTTAG
- a CDS encoding sialate O-acetylesterase has translation MKKITKRVFVILFLSSALFSLNAEIRMPVIFGDNMVLQQQSEAAIWGWAKANTSVRVTTSWNNKSYSAKSDGQGYWKLKVKTPAAGYTPYTITISDGKAITLNNILIGEVWICSGQSNMEMPMKGFGNQPIEGGPEAIATSRNPGIRCFTMKKASKSAPQADGEGTWEIAGPETTPDFTATGYYFGRLLNQALDVPVGLIHTSWGGSRIEAWMTPSSIKSVIPDVQIPATDADIKSQNGTPTVLYNGMLHPIVGYGIRGAIWYQGESNRDEPARYVELFDKMVREWRTIWEVGEFPFYYCQIAPFNYGGGLNSGFIREAQAKGMKTTPNTGMAVLMDSDSPTCIHPPKKKIAGERMALWALAKTYDMDKIHYRSPEVQSVTMEGRVAILTMDIPSSPGLTSHGKEILQFQVAGDNKWFHPAKAAIAGNRIFVFSPNVEKPVAVRYCFNDTEATEIFTVEGNLPLSSFRTDNW, from the coding sequence ATGAAAAAAATTACAAAACGAGTATTTGTTATTTTATTCCTGTCTTCCGCCCTGTTCTCATTGAACGCGGAGATCAGGATGCCTGTCATTTTTGGTGATAATATGGTATTGCAGCAACAATCGGAGGCTGCGATCTGGGGTTGGGCAAAAGCAAACACCTCCGTACGGGTAACCACCTCCTGGAACAATAAAAGCTATTCGGCAAAAAGTGACGGACAAGGGTATTGGAAGCTGAAGGTAAAGACACCAGCAGCAGGCTATACACCCTATACCATCACCATAAGCGACGGAAAAGCAATTACGTTGAATAATATCCTGATCGGGGAAGTATGGATTTGTTCTGGACAATCCAACATGGAGATGCCAATGAAAGGATTTGGAAACCAACCGATCGAGGGAGGGCCGGAAGCGATTGCCACCTCCCGGAATCCCGGCATCCGATGCTTCACCATGAAAAAGGCTTCCAAGTCAGCCCCTCAGGCCGACGGTGAAGGTACTTGGGAAATAGCGGGACCGGAGACAACACCGGATTTCACGGCGACAGGCTATTACTTCGGCCGCTTGCTGAATCAGGCGCTGGATGTTCCTGTCGGACTGATCCACACCAGCTGGGGTGGTTCGCGCATCGAAGCCTGGATGACCCCCTCTTCCATTAAAAGCGTGATTCCCGATGTTCAGATACCCGCAACCGATGCCGACATAAAGTCCCAAAATGGGACACCCACCGTATTGTATAACGGAATGCTGCATCCCATAGTGGGATACGGTATCCGCGGTGCTATCTGGTATCAGGGTGAATCAAACCGGGATGAACCCGCCAGGTATGTGGAACTGTTTGACAAAATGGTACGCGAATGGCGTACAATCTGGGAGGTGGGCGAGTTCCCGTTTTATTACTGCCAGATTGCACCCTTCAATTACGGAGGTGGACTTAATTCGGGTTTTATTCGTGAAGCACAGGCCAAAGGGATGAAAACCACACCCAACACGGGAATGGCCGTTCTGATGGATTCGGACAGCCCCACCTGTATTCATCCCCCCAAGAAGAAAATAGCCGGCGAACGCATGGCGCTTTGGGCATTGGCGAAAACATACGATATGGACAAGATACATTACCGCAGTCCGGAAGTTCAATCCGTAACCATGGAAGGGCGCGTAGCCATTCTCACGATGGACATTCCTTCGAGCCCGGGACTCACTTCGCACGGGAAAGAGATCCTACAGTTTCAGGTTGCCGGAGATAACAAATGGTTCCATCCGGCCAAAGCGGCCATTGCCGGAAACCGGATTTTTGTATTCTCTCCGAACGTAGAAAAGCCAGTAGCCGTCCGTTACTGCTTTAACGATACCGAGGCAACAGAAATCTTTACGGTCGAAGGCAACCTCCCCCTTTCTTCTTTCCGTACCGACAACTGGTAA
- a CDS encoding 30S ribosomal protein S21, whose protein sequence is MIIVQLKEGENIERALKKFKRKYERTGVVKELRGRQAFAKPSVVKRKKKQHAVYVQKMQENED, encoded by the coding sequence ATGATCATCGTACAATTAAAAGAAGGCGAAAACATCGAAAGGGCCTTGAAAAAATTTAAACGTAAATACGAAAGAACAGGTGTTGTGAAAGAACTTCGCGGACGCCAGGCTTTTGCCAAACCTTCAGTTGTAAAACGCAAGAAAAAACAACACGCCGTTTACGTACAAAAAATGCAAGAAAACGAAGATTAA
- a CDS encoding tyrosine recombinase XerC, giving the protein MWKEKWIQHLRNEKNYSSHTEISYLTDLTQFQQFIEEECGEFDPEQIDSDLVRLWIAHLVEEGIKPRSANRKLSAVKTFFNYLNKIGAVSGNPAEKIRGPKTPKKLPAFVHHEEMIRVIDDERAYPDNFEGQRDRFIIELFYVTGIRKSELIGIKNSDVDNYTKTLRVTGKRNKQRIIPLSDDTVEKLKKYIQLRDREIENKSPHLFVKKNGNPMYPKMIYNIVRKHLDSIPTLSKRSPHVLRHSFATEMLNNGAEINAVKELLGHSSLASTEVYTHVTFEELKKVYHNAHPRAKN; this is encoded by the coding sequence ATGTGGAAGGAAAAATGGATACAGCATCTCCGTAATGAGAAAAATTATTCCTCTCATACGGAGATTTCTTATTTGACAGACCTCACGCAATTCCAGCAATTTATTGAGGAGGAGTGTGGAGAGTTCGATCCGGAACAAATCGACAGCGACCTTGTCCGGCTCTGGATAGCCCACCTGGTAGAAGAAGGCATTAAACCCCGGTCGGCAAACCGAAAACTGAGTGCAGTAAAAACCTTCTTTAACTACCTGAATAAGATCGGGGCCGTCAGCGGAAATCCCGCCGAAAAAATAAGAGGCCCAAAAACACCCAAAAAACTACCAGCTTTTGTTCATCATGAAGAGATGATCCGGGTTATCGACGATGAACGTGCATATCCCGATAATTTTGAAGGGCAACGCGACCGGTTTATTATTGAGCTGTTCTATGTGACCGGCATACGAAAATCGGAGCTCATCGGCATAAAAAACTCAGACGTAGACAACTATACCAAAACACTTCGCGTCACCGGAAAAAGGAATAAGCAGCGCATCATCCCTCTCTCGGACGACACCGTTGAAAAACTGAAAAAATATATACAATTAAGGGATCGGGAAATAGAAAACAAATCGCCACACCTGTTTGTTAAAAAAAACGGAAACCCCATGTATCCTAAAATGATTTACAACATCGTTCGAAAACATCTCGACAGCATTCCTACCTTATCGAAAAGAAGCCCGCACGTGTTGCGGCACTCTTTCGCAACCGAGATGCTTAACAACGGTGCCGAAATAAATGCCGTCAAGGAGCTGTTGGGCCACTCGAGCCTGGCATCTACCGAAGTTTACACACACGTAACCTTCGAAGAACTAAAAAAAGTCTATCATAACGCTCATCCCAGAGCAAAAAATTAG
- the raiA gene encoding ribosome-associated translation inhibitor RaiA, whose translation MELRIQSINFEATEQLKAFVEKKIKKLEKFSDNIIQTEVLLKVIKPETAKNKEASVKINLKNGEAFASKVADTFEEAIDLCAEALEKQILKTKEKKDR comes from the coding sequence ATGGAATTACGTATTCAGTCTATCAATTTCGAAGCGACAGAACAACTGAAGGCCTTTGTTGAGAAAAAGATCAAAAAGCTCGAAAAATTCAGCGACAACATCATTCAAACCGAAGTGCTCCTAAAAGTAATCAAACCAGAGACTGCAAAGAACAAGGAAGCATCTGTAAAAATCAACTTGAAAAACGGAGAAGCCTTTGCCAGCAAAGTCGCTGACACGTTTGAAGAGGCCATTGATTTATGCGCCGAAGCATTGGAAAAACAGATTCTAAAAACAAAAGAGAAAAAGGACAGATAA
- the tuf gene encoding elongation factor Tu gives MAKEKFDRSKPHVNIGTIGHVDHGKTTLTAAITTVLAKKGLSELRSFDSIDNAPEEKERGITINTSHVEYQTANRHYAHVDCPGHADYVKNMVTGAAQMDGAIIVVAATDGPMPQTREHILLARQVNVPRLVVFMNKVDLVDDPEMLELVEMEMRELLSFYDFDGDNTPVIQGSALGGLNGDPKWEEKIMELMDAVDNWIQLPPRDIDKPFLMPVEDVFSITGRGTVATGRIETGVINTSEEVQIIGLGAEGRKSVVTGVEMFRKILDRGEAGDNVGLLLRGIDKDEIKRGMVIAKPGSVKPHDHFKATVYILKKEEGGRHTPFHNKYRPQFYIRTLDVTGEIQLPEGIEMVMPGDNLEIDVKLIYPVACSEGLRFAIREGGRTVGSGQITALLD, from the coding sequence ATGGCAAAAGAAAAATTTGACAGGTCGAAACCGCATGTTAACATCGGGACCATCGGTCACGTTGACCACGGCAAAACCACCTTGACAGCCGCTATTACTACCGTTTTAGCCAAAAAAGGCCTTTCAGAATTGCGCTCGTTCGATTCTATCGACAACGCACCCGAAGAAAAGGAAAGAGGTATCACCATCAACACATCGCACGTTGAATACCAAACAGCAAACCGCCACTACGCGCACGTTGACTGTCCCGGTCACGCCGACTATGTTAAAAACATGGTTACCGGCGCTGCTCAAATGGACGGAGCCATCATCGTTGTAGCTGCAACAGACGGTCCTATGCCCCAAACTCGCGAGCACATCTTGTTGGCGCGTCAGGTAAACGTTCCCAGACTGGTTGTTTTCATGAACAAAGTAGACCTGGTTGACGACCCTGAAATGTTGGAACTGGTGGAAATGGAAATGCGCGAATTACTTTCGTTCTATGATTTTGACGGAGACAATACACCCGTTATTCAAGGTTCTGCTCTTGGTGGTTTGAACGGCGATCCGAAATGGGAAGAAAAAATCATGGAGCTGATGGATGCAGTAGATAACTGGATTCAATTGCCTCCCCGCGATATTGACAAACCATTCCTTATGCCGGTGGAAGACGTGTTCTCCATCACTGGTCGTGGAACTGTGGCTACAGGCCGTATCGAAACCGGTGTTATCAATACCAGTGAGGAAGTTCAGATCATAGGTTTGGGTGCAGAAGGCAGAAAATCAGTGGTTACCGGAGTTGAAATGTTCCGTAAGATCCTTGACAGAGGTGAAGCCGGTGATAACGTAGGGTTGTTGCTCCGCGGCATCGATAAAGATGAAATTAAACGCGGTATGGTTATAGCTAAACCGGGTTCAGTGAAACCTCACGATCACTTCAAGGCTACTGTTTATATCCTGAAGAAAGAAGAAGGCGGTCGCCACACACCGTTCCACAACAAATACCGTCCTCAATTTTACATTCGCACCCTGGACGTAACAGGAGAAATTCAGTTACCAGAAGGCATAGAAATGGTTATGCCGGGCGATAACTTGGAAATTGATGTGAAATTGATTTATCCGGTAGCTTGTTCAGAAGGTCTTCGCTTTGCTATCCGCGAAGGTGGACGTACGGTAGGTTCAGGACAAATTACTGCTTTATTAGACTAA
- the secE gene encoding preprotein translocase subunit SecE — protein MKKIVAYIKDAYNELVHKVSWPSSKELAGSTIIVMIASVIIALIVFGMDSAFEWIVKFLYGIL, from the coding sequence ATGAAAAAAATAGTTGCATATATTAAAGATGCTTATAACGAACTCGTTCATAAAGTATCTTGGCCATCCAGCAAAGAATTAGCCGGAAGTACAATAATTGTGATGATAGCTTCCGTCATCATCGCTTTAATCGTATTCGGCATGGACTCTGCCTTTGAGTGGATAGTTAAATTTCTTTACGGTATTTTGTAA
- the nusG gene encoding transcription termination/antitermination factor NusG, with amino-acid sequence MAESEKKWYVLRSVSGKENKVKEYLESEIKKTDLGKYVSQVLIPTEKTYTVRNGKKVMKERAYLPGYVLIEAELVGEVIHQLKNINYVAGFLPNTTNPQPLSEIEVKRILGTMDELEEAGDELDVKYYVGENVKVTSGPFSSFSGVVEEVNDERKKLKVMVKIFGRAQLLELGYMQVEKE; translated from the coding sequence ATGGCTGAAAGCGAAAAGAAATGGTACGTTTTACGTTCCGTTAGTGGAAAAGAGAATAAGGTCAAAGAATATCTTGAGTCAGAAATTAAAAAAACCGATTTAGGAAAGTACGTTTCACAAGTTCTCATCCCAACAGAGAAGACTTATACTGTACGTAACGGAAAGAAAGTGATGAAAGAACGCGCTTATCTTCCCGGATATGTTCTTATTGAGGCTGAACTGGTGGGAGAAGTCATTCACCAGCTTAAGAACATCAACTATGTTGCCGGATTTCTTCCCAACACCACCAACCCACAACCGTTGAGCGAAATTGAAGTGAAACGCATCCTGGGTACAATGGATGAACTGGAGGAAGCAGGCGATGAGTTGGATGTAAAATACTACGTAGGCGAAAACGTGAAAGTGACCAGCGGTCCTTTCAGCAGCTTCTCAGGCGTGGTAGAGGAAGTGAACGATGAGAGAAAGAAACTCAAAGTGATGGTTAAAATCTTCGGACGGGCTCAACTTCTCGAGTTGGGCTATATGCAAGTAGAGAAAGAATAA
- the rplK gene encoding 50S ribosomal protein L11 gives MAKEVAGQLKLQIKGGAANPSPPVGPALGSKGINIMEFCKQFNARTQDKAGKVLPVVITYYTDKSFDFIVKTPPVAIQLLEASKQKSGSAEPNRKKVAEITWEQVKTIAEEKMTDLNCFTLESAMKMVAGTARSMGISVKGEFPANN, from the coding sequence ATGGCTAAAGAAGTTGCTGGACAACTAAAATTACAAATCAAAGGAGGAGCTGCAAACCCATCTCCCCCCGTAGGACCTGCCTTGGGTTCCAAAGGGATTAACATTATGGAGTTTTGCAAGCAATTCAATGCCAGAACTCAAGACAAAGCCGGTAAAGTGTTGCCTGTGGTAATCACTTATTATACCGACAAGTCTTTTGATTTTATTGTTAAAACACCACCCGTTGCTATTCAGTTGTTAGAAGCCAGTAAACAAAAAAGCGGATCGGCAGAACCTAACCGTAAAAAAGTTGCGGAAATTACCTGGGAACAGGTAAAGACCATTGCCGAAGAAAAAATGACCGACTTAAACTGCTTCACACTCGAATCTGCAATGAAGATGGTTGCCGGAACGGCTCGGAGCATGGGTATCTCAGTAAAAGGGGAATTTCCCGCCAATAATTAA
- the rplA gene encoding 50S ribosomal protein L1 — MGKLTKNQKLALSKIEAGKTYTLKEAAKLVKEITTTKFDASVDIDVRLGVDPRKANQMVRGVVSLPHGTGKQVRVLVLCSPEVEAAAKEAGADHVGLDEYIEKIKGGWTDVDVIITQPQIMGKIGALGRILGPRGLMPNPKSGTVTPDVAKAVQEVKQGKIDFKVDKAGIIHTSIGKVSFEPEKIVENAKEFIQTLIKLKPTAAKGTYVKSIYLSSTMSPGLKVDSKSVDEI; from the coding sequence ATGGGTAAACTTACAAAAAATCAAAAGTTGGCTTTGAGCAAGATTGAAGCGGGGAAAACCTACACGCTGAAAGAAGCAGCGAAACTGGTGAAAGAAATTACCACCACGAAATTCGACGCTTCAGTAGATATCGATGTGCGCCTTGGCGTAGATCCGCGAAAAGCTAACCAGATGGTCAGGGGCGTTGTGTCTCTGCCACACGGAACCGGTAAACAAGTAAGAGTTCTTGTATTGTGTTCTCCCGAAGTCGAAGCTGCTGCTAAAGAAGCAGGAGCCGACCATGTGGGACTTGATGAATATATCGAGAAAATTAAAGGAGGTTGGACTGATGTGGATGTGATCATCACACAGCCGCAGATCATGGGTAAGATCGGTGCCCTTGGCCGTATTTTAGGGCCACGCGGACTGATGCCTAATCCCAAGAGCGGAACCGTTACTCCCGATGTAGCTAAGGCTGTTCAGGAAGTAAAGCAGGGAAAAATCGACTTTAAAGTAGATAAAGCAGGTATTATTCACACCTCTATTGGAAAAGTATCTTTTGAGCCCGAAAAAATTGTTGAAAACGCAAAAGAATTTATTCAAACGTTGATCAAATTGAAACCGACGGCAGCAAAAGGTACCTATGTTAAAAGTATTTATCTTTCAAGTACGATGAGTCCGGGATTAAAAGTGGACAGTAAATCGGTAGACGAAATCTAA
- a CDS encoding 50S ribosomal protein L10, with amino-acid sequence MKKEDKSIIIEKIAANLQEYENFYLADIATLNAAKTSILRRECSKQDIKLLVVKNTLLRKALEKLEGNYEELYPILKGNTAIMFSNDANAPAKLIDKYNKNKEKVPALKGAYVQESFFIGANTLKDLVSIKSKTELIGEVISILQSPAKNVISALQSGGTILHGVLKTLSEKQN; translated from the coding sequence ATGAAAAAGGAAGATAAAAGCATTATTATAGAGAAGATTGCAGCTAACCTGCAGGAATACGAAAACTTCTACCTTGCTGATATTGCCACGCTCAACGCGGCAAAAACAAGCATCCTCAGAAGAGAGTGTTCCAAACAGGACATTAAGCTGCTAGTGGTAAAGAATACCTTGTTGCGTAAAGCATTGGAAAAACTTGAAGGAAACTATGAAGAACTGTATCCCATACTGAAAGGGAACACAGCCATCATGTTTTCCAACGACGCCAATGCTCCTGCTAAGCTCATTGATAAATACAATAAAAACAAGGAAAAAGTACCTGCACTAAAAGGTGCTTATGTTCAGGAAAGCTTCTTCATCGGGGCAAATACGCTGAAAGACCTTGTAAGTATCAAGAGCAAAACAGAACTTATCGGAGAAGTTATCAGCATTCTGCAATCACCTGCGAAGAATGTTATTTCGGCTCTCCAATCCGGCGGTACAATTCTCCACGGAGTGTTGAAAACGTTGTCGGAAAAGCAAAATTAA
- the rplL gene encoding 50S ribosomal protein L7/L12 encodes MADLKAFAEQLVNLTVKEVNELAEILKTEYGIEPAAAAVAVAAGPAAEAAPAVEEKTSFDVVLKSAGQAKLAVVKAVKELTGLGLKESKDLVDGAPSEIKKGVTKDEADALKKQLEEAGAEVELK; translated from the coding sequence ATGGCAGACTTAAAAGCATTTGCTGAACAATTAGTTAACTTAACAGTAAAAGAAGTTAACGAACTTGCTGAAATATTAAAAACAGAGTACGGTATTGAACCCGCTGCTGCAGCTGTTGCTGTTGCTGCTGGCCCTGCTGCCGAAGCTGCTCCTGCAGTGGAAGAAAAAACATCTTTCGATGTTGTTCTTAAAAGCGCAGGACAGGCTAAGCTAGCTGTTGTTAAAGCAGTTAAAGAACTTACCGGACTTGGACTTAAAGAATCTAAGGACTTAGTTGACGGCGCTCCCAGCGAAATCAAAAAAGGTGTAACAAAAGACGAAGCTGACGCTTTGAAAAAACAACTTGAAGAGGCAGGAGCAGAAGTTGAACTTAAATAA